The following coding sequences lie in one Oryza brachyantha chromosome 10, ObraRS2, whole genome shotgun sequence genomic window:
- the LOC102699812 gene encoding F-box protein At4g35930 isoform X1, giving the protein MGTGSVTVKQKKRVKHTKNKYLKPGALAQIRYSRSTSRDIGKKRILLNVDKDELPQEEVAFENTETMMSPTRLNLEPFSGTKGQIMPITPKTPQSDEVCDGHSRLESLPLELLIKIICCLHHDQLNIVFHVSKRIRKAVELARQYHFNYTTPDRSRQELLQHSTPLPTEHWPFMSRIDGKDVRISTPRTPRAPKHAPRLARLELLDFKPITAVLFPDTFSSKRLRRSMPPGLPRPVSKAASSTRVLLYEEELCEAVAQNKLL; this is encoded by the exons ATGGGTACTGGATCAGTTACTGTGAAACAAAAGAAGCGAGTAAAGCATACCAAGAACAAGTACTTGAAACCTGGTGCCCTTGCCCAGATTCGTTATAGTAGGAGCACAAGCAGGGATATAGGAAAGAAAAGGATTCTGTTGAATGTTGACAAGGATGAGCTACCACAGGAGGAGGTTGCATTCGAAAACACTGAAACTATGATGTCACCTACAAGGCTCAATTTGGAGCCATTTAGTGGCACTAAGGGGCAGATAATGCCAATAACTCCAAAAACTCCTCAGTCAGATGAAGTATGTGATGGCCATTCAAGACTTGAATCACTTCCACTTGAATTGCTG ATCAAGATCATTTGTTGCTTGCACCATGATCAGCTGAATATTGTTTTCCACGTTTCAAAAAGGATTCGGAAGGCA GTTGAATTGGCAAGGCAGTACCATTTTAACTACACTACTCCAGACCGAAGCAGACAGGAACTGCTCCAGCACAGTACTCCTCTTCCAACAGAACATTGGCCTTTCATGAG CAGGATAGATGGCAAGGATGTGAGGATTTCCACTCCAAGAACCCCAAGGGCTCCAAAACATGCTCCTCGGCTTGCACGCCTTGAACTGCTTGATTTCAAGCCAATCACAGCTGTTCTTTTCCCAGACACATTTTCTTCAAAACGTCTGCGCCGTTCAATGCCACCAGGATTGCCAAGGCCTGTGTCCAAAGCTGCATCCTCGACTAGAGTTTTACTGTATGAGGAGGAGCTTTGCGAAGCGGTGGCACAGAATAAGCTTCTTTGA
- the LOC102699812 gene encoding F-box protein At4g35930 isoform X2: MGTGSVTVKQKKRVKHTKNKYLKPGALAQIRYSRSTSRDIGKKRILLNVDKDELPQEEVAFENTETMMSPTRLNLEPFSGTKGQIMPITPKTPQSDEVCDGHSRLESLPLELLIKIICCLHHDQLNIVFHVSKRIRKAVELARQYHFNYTTPDRSRQELLQHSTPLPTEHWPFMRIDGKDVRISTPRTPRAPKHAPRLARLELLDFKPITAVLFPDTFSSKRLRRSMPPGLPRPVSKAASSTRVLLYEEELCEAVAQNKLL, translated from the exons ATGGGTACTGGATCAGTTACTGTGAAACAAAAGAAGCGAGTAAAGCATACCAAGAACAAGTACTTGAAACCTGGTGCCCTTGCCCAGATTCGTTATAGTAGGAGCACAAGCAGGGATATAGGAAAGAAAAGGATTCTGTTGAATGTTGACAAGGATGAGCTACCACAGGAGGAGGTTGCATTCGAAAACACTGAAACTATGATGTCACCTACAAGGCTCAATTTGGAGCCATTTAGTGGCACTAAGGGGCAGATAATGCCAATAACTCCAAAAACTCCTCAGTCAGATGAAGTATGTGATGGCCATTCAAGACTTGAATCACTTCCACTTGAATTGCTG ATCAAGATCATTTGTTGCTTGCACCATGATCAGCTGAATATTGTTTTCCACGTTTCAAAAAGGATTCGGAAGGCA GTTGAATTGGCAAGGCAGTACCATTTTAACTACACTACTCCAGACCGAAGCAGACAGGAACTGCTCCAGCACAGTACTCCTCTTCCAACAGAACATTGGCCTTTCATGAG GATAGATGGCAAGGATGTGAGGATTTCCACTCCAAGAACCCCAAGGGCTCCAAAACATGCTCCTCGGCTTGCACGCCTTGAACTGCTTGATTTCAAGCCAATCACAGCTGTTCTTTTCCCAGACACATTTTCTTCAAAACGTCTGCGCCGTTCAATGCCACCAGGATTGCCAAGGCCTGTGTCCAAAGCTGCATCCTCGACTAGAGTTTTACTGTATGAGGAGGAGCTTTGCGAAGCGGTGGCACAGAATAAGCTTCTTTGA